A region from the Paludicola sp. MB14-C6 genome encodes:
- the trpS gene encoding tryptophan--tRNA ligase, translating to MSEVQEKKKIIFSGIQPTGVPTLGNYIGAIKNWKALQDEYNCTYCVVDMHAITVRQDPQALRKQTLNMLALILACGIDPEKSITFIQSHVKAHAELSWVLSCCTQFGELSRMTQFKDKSAKNADNINAGLFTYPVLMAADILLYQTDLVPVGVDQKQHLELARDIATRFNGVYGNTFKVPDGYIPKLGAKVMSLADPTKKMSKSDDNTNGYISILDTPETIVKKFKRAVTDSDMEIRYSDGKDGINNLMSIYSVMTGADYDAIQREFDGKGYGYFKEQVGQSVAEHLRPIREEFDRISNDKAYLEQIYKQGAEKASHFANRTLQKVYKKVGFVAL from the coding sequence ATGTCTGAAGTACAAGAAAAAAAGAAAATTATTTTTAGTGGAATTCAACCAACAGGTGTTCCAACGCTAGGCAATTATATTGGTGCAATTAAAAACTGGAAAGCACTTCAAGATGAATATAACTGCACTTATTGCGTTGTAGATATGCACGCAATTACAGTACGTCAAGATCCTCAAGCATTGAGAAAGCAAACATTAAATATGCTAGCTTTAATTTTAGCTTGCGGAATTGATCCTGAAAAAAGCATTACCTTTATTCAAAGCCATGTAAAGGCTCATGCTGAATTAAGCTGGGTTTTATCTTGTTGCACACAATTTGGTGAGCTATCTCGTATGACTCAATTTAAAGATAAGAGCGCAAAAAATGCCGATAATATCAACGCCGGATTATTCACATATCCTGTTTTAATGGCTGCTGATATCTTATTATATCAAACCGATTTAGTGCCTGTTGGTGTTGACCAAAAACAACATTTAGAGCTTGCTCGTGATATTGCAACTCGTTTTAATGGCGTTTATGGTAATACCTTTAAAGTTCCAGACGGATATATTCCAAAACTGGGTGCTAAAGTTATGTCATTAGCTGATCCAACCAAGAAAATGTCCAAATCAGATGATAATACAAACGGATATATTTCTATTTTAGATACTCCTGAAACCATTGTTAAGAAATTTAAACGAGCAGTGACCGATAGTGATATGGAAATTCGCTATTCGGACGGAAAAGATGGTATTAACAATTTAATGTCAATCTATTCTGTTATGACAGGTGCAGATTACGATGCAATTCAACGTGAATTTGATGGCAAAGGTTATGGCTACTTTAAAGAGCAAGTAGGTCAATCAGTTGCAGAACATCTTCGCCCAATTCGTGAGGAATTTGACCGTATCAGTAACGATAAAGCTTACTTAGAGCAAATTTACAAGCAAGGTGCTGAAAAGGCAAGCCATTTTGCAAACCGTACCTTACAAAAGGTTTACAAAAAAGTAGGATTTGTTGCTTTATAA
- a CDS encoding FAD-dependent oxidoreductase has translation MMSKILIVGGVAGGASAAARLRRLDETAQIIMFERGEYISFANCGLPYYIGGDITDKSTLTLQTPQSFHARFNVDVRNFSEVVEIDRKDKKVRVKNTKTGDTYIESYDKLILSPGAEPVKPNIEGIANDKIFTLRNIPDTYRIKDYITQNKPKSAIVVGGGYIGIEMAENLHQAGLEVTIVEFADHVIAPLDYDMACDVHNHIRQKGVNLILNDGVKAIANGSTGLKVTLGNGELFADMVILAVGVRPESKLAKDAGLSVNERGGVVVDEFMRTSDEDIYAVGDAVEITDFVTNQKGYIPLAGPANKQGRIAADNICGIESTYQGTQGTGILKCFDLTVATTGITEKRAKELAIPYEKSFTYSASHASYYPGAVNMSVKLLFNKENGKILGAQIVGYDGVDKRLDVISTAMRANMTVYDLTKLELSYAPPFSSAKDPVNMAGFVAENILTEKVKLVHWHEVNELPKDGNVTLLDVRTAMEYENGHIDGFINIALDGLRNHISELDQSKPVYVTCQVGLRGYVACRILTQNGFDCFNLSGGYRLYSSIYSKTVPVINNVKLNSETMVPTSVKTVEVNACGLQCPGPIMKLSEAVKNAEDGDVIEIKTTDPAFAADVEAWCRRTGNTFGGMNAEKGISKAVIKKGGAAACLNHNVANNKNIIVFSGDLDKAIASFIIANASAAMGRKVSMFFTFWGLNILRKPEKVKVQKDFMSKMFGAMMPRGSKKLSLSQMNMGGMGAKMIRNVMKNKNVDDLESLIKASMENGVELVACTMSMDVMGIKMEELIDGVKPGGAAAMLANAEESDMSLFIS, from the coding sequence ATTATGAGTAAAATACTAATTGTTGGCGGTGTTGCCGGTGGTGCATCGGCTGCAGCTAGACTTCGTAGATTAGACGAAACAGCACAAATTATTATGTTTGAACGTGGCGAATATATTTCCTTTGCCAATTGCGGATTGCCATATTACATTGGCGGGGATATTACCGATAAATCAACTTTGACTTTGCAAACCCCACAAAGCTTCCATGCAAGATTCAACGTAGATGTTCGCAATTTTAGTGAAGTCGTTGAAATTGACCGCAAAGATAAAAAAGTACGCGTGAAAAATACAAAAACAGGCGACACCTATATCGAAAGCTATGATAAATTAATTCTATCCCCAGGTGCAGAGCCTGTAAAGCCGAATATAGAAGGCATTGCTAATGACAAAATATTCACACTTCGCAATATTCCGGATACCTATCGTATTAAAGATTACATTACGCAAAATAAACCAAAATCAGCGATTGTTGTCGGTGGTGGATATATTGGTATCGAGATGGCAGAAAACCTACATCAAGCTGGATTAGAAGTCACAATTGTTGAGTTTGCTGACCATGTTATTGCTCCGCTTGACTATGATATGGCTTGCGATGTGCATAACCATATTCGCCAAAAAGGTGTCAACCTTATTTTAAACGACGGTGTAAAAGCAATTGCAAATGGTAGTACTGGCTTAAAAGTAACTCTTGGTAATGGAGAGTTATTTGCTGATATGGTTATCCTAGCTGTTGGCGTTCGTCCTGAAAGCAAGCTTGCAAAAGATGCGGGACTTTCCGTAAATGAACGTGGCGGAGTAGTTGTAGATGAATTTATGAGAACTTCTGACGAAGACATTTATGCTGTTGGTGACGCTGTTGAAATAACCGACTTCGTAACCAACCAAAAAGGATACATTCCTTTAGCAGGACCTGCAAACAAGCAAGGCAGAATTGCAGCTGATAATATTTGCGGAATAGAAAGCACTTACCAAGGAACACAAGGAACAGGTATCTTGAAATGCTTTGACTTAACCGTTGCAACTACAGGTATTACCGAAAAACGTGCAAAAGAATTAGCTATTCCTTATGAAAAGTCATTTACTTATTCGGCTTCTCATGCTTCTTATTATCCTGGCGCTGTAAATATGTCTGTAAAACTGCTATTTAATAAAGAGAATGGTAAAATCCTTGGTGCACAAATTGTAGGCTATGATGGCGTTGACAAGCGTTTAGATGTTATTTCTACTGCGATGCGTGCAAATATGACAGTATATGATTTAACCAAACTTGAACTTTCTTACGCTCCCCCATTCTCTTCTGCAAAAGATCCTGTAAATATGGCGGGATTTGTAGCCGAGAATATCCTAACTGAAAAAGTAAAATTAGTTCATTGGCATGAAGTAAACGAGTTACCAAAAGACGGTAACGTAACGCTTCTTGATGTTCGTACTGCTATGGAATATGAAAATGGTCATATTGATGGATTTATCAATATTGCATTAGATGGATTACGCAATCATATATCTGAGCTTGATCAATCAAAACCAGTCTATGTAACTTGTCAGGTAGGATTGAGAGGATATGTCGCTTGCAGAATTCTTACTCAAAACGGATTTGATTGCTTCAATCTTTCCGGTGGTTATCGTTTATACAGCAGTATTTATAGCAAGACTGTTCCCGTAATCAACAATGTTAAACTAAACAGTGAGACTATGGTTCCTACTTCTGTAAAAACAGTTGAAGTGAATGCGTGTGGTTTACAGTGTCCTGGTCCAATTATGAAGTTATCTGAAGCTGTAAAGAATGCGGAAGATGGAGATGTAATTGAAATTAAAACGACTGACCCTGCGTTCGCTGCTGATGTGGAAGCATGGTGTCGAAGAACAGGTAACACATTTGGTGGAATGAATGCAGAAAAAGGAATTTCAAAAGCTGTTATCAAAAAAGGTGGCGCTGCTGCTTGCTTAAACCATAATGTTGCAAATAATAAAAACATCATCGTATTTTCAGGCGACTTAGATAAAGCAATTGCGTCTTTCATTATTGCGAATGCTTCTGCTGCAATGGGAAGAAAAGTATCCATGTTCTTTACTTTTTGGGGCTTAAATATTTTAAGAAAACCTGAAAAGGTAAAGGTTCAAAAAGATTTCATGAGCAAAATGTTTGGTGCTATGATGCCAAGAGGCTCTAAAAAGCTATCTCTATCTCAAATGAATATGGGTGGTATGGGTGCAAAAATGATTCGAAATGTTATGAAAAACAAAAACGTTGATGATTTAGAAAGCTTAATCAAAGCATCTATGGAAAATGGCGTTGAATTAGTTGCTTGCACTATGAGTATGGATGTAATGGGCATCAAGATGGAAGAACTTATTGATGGCGTAAAACCAGGTGGTGCTGCAGCAATGCTTGCAAATGCAGAAGAATCTGATATGTCATTATTTATTTCATAA
- a CDS encoding OmpA/MotB family protein gives MKKKRRQEEEGHANGERWLLTYSDLITLLLALFIIMYTMSSVDLDKFKELSKYLSLTFHATGSNETASGELPNPQDISNAIKNANSSSKEQTTSSENKNSNNSNSNNNTAVAVTPPNALDEIYQEINTYIQANQLDSKIGIVRSESELKITLKDTILFIPDSPTMLPDSKPILETIDKSLNKVYEKIDHITISGHTADFYNEGNKSSAFAWALSTNRAVTVLNFLKDNGLPESKLSIEGYSHFKPIAENNTEAGRAKNRRVEITIRKEGVKNTKPNQTATSSSETSSTNTTSSSNK, from the coding sequence ATGAAAAAAAAACGTAGGCAAGAAGAAGAAGGACACGCAAATGGTGAACGTTGGCTGTTGACATATTCGGACTTAATTACGCTGTTGCTTGCCCTATTTATTATTATGTATACAATGAGTTCGGTTGACTTAGATAAATTTAAAGAATTATCTAAATATCTAAGCTTGACCTTTCATGCAACAGGTTCCAATGAAACTGCTAGTGGAGAGCTTCCAAATCCACAAGACATAAGTAATGCTATTAAAAATGCAAATTCAAGCAGCAAAGAACAGACTACATCTAGTGAAAATAAGAATTCAAACAATAGTAACAGTAACAACAATACCGCAGTAGCTGTTACTCCACCAAATGCACTTGACGAAATATACCAAGAAATTAACACATATATTCAAGCTAATCAATTAGATTCAAAAATTGGAATTGTTCGCTCTGAGTCTGAGCTAAAAATAACATTAAAAGATACCATTTTATTTATACCGGATAGTCCAACAATGCTGCCTGACAGCAAACCAATTCTTGAAACGATTGATAAATCACTCAATAAGGTTTATGAAAAAATAGATCATATCACAATTAGCGGCCATACTGCTGACTTTTATAACGAAGGCAATAAGAGTAGCGCATTTGCATGGGCACTTTCAACGAATCGTGCAGTAACCGTTTTAAACTTCCTAAAAGATAACGGGTTGCCTGAAAGCAAGTTGTCCATTGAGGGATATTCACATTTCAAACCGATTGCTGAAAACAATACCGAAGCCGGACGAGCTAAAAACAGACGTGTCGAAATAACCATTCGTAAAGAAGGCGTAAAAAATACGAAACCAAATCAAACAGCAACTTCTTCAAGCGAAACAAGCTCAACTAACACAACAAGCTCTTCTAATAAATAA
- a CDS encoding motility protein A, whose product MDLTLLIGILIGFAAIVGGFMIEGGAVTSLLLISPAIIVIGGTIGATLASYPMNDIVKAMKALVYTFSKKSKGDPNAVIEKMLEISETCRKSGILSIEEELKKPDYSEEEYLFFKEGLILILEGRTEEEIQYVLESDINAFTLKKQLEIAVFESAAGYAPTMGVLGTVMGLVTVLADMSDAKSLAASIATAFVATLYGVGIANIIFLPIATKLKSDLKRQTIQKEMITDGICMIAKGEAARNIENKLSLYYQAFPGGDKKYREGIDN is encoded by the coding sequence ATGGACTTAACACTTTTAATTGGCATCCTGATTGGATTTGCAGCAATCGTTGGTGGATTTATGATAGAGGGCGGTGCTGTAACCTCATTACTTTTAATTAGCCCTGCTATTATTGTTATCGGTGGTACTATTGGCGCAACACTCGCTTCATATCCAATGAACGATATCGTTAAAGCTATGAAAGCATTAGTATATACCTTTTCTAAAAAATCAAAAGGTGATCCCAATGCCGTAATTGAAAAAATGCTTGAAATTTCTGAGACTTGTAGAAAAAGCGGTATACTATCAATAGAAGAAGAGCTAAAAAAGCCTGACTACAGCGAAGAAGAATACTTATTTTTCAAAGAAGGCCTAATCTTAATATTAGAGGGTAGAACCGAAGAAGAAATACAATATGTTTTAGAATCGGATATTAATGCCTTCACATTAAAAAAGCAATTAGAAATTGCCGTTTTTGAAAGTGCTGCCGGATACGCTCCTACAATGGGTGTATTAGGTACAGTTATGGGATTGGTTACCGTATTAGCCGATATGAGCGATGCTAAATCGCTTGCTGCATCTATTGCAACAGCATTCGTTGCTACCTTATATGGTGTTGGTATTGCCAATATCATTTTCCTACCAATCGCAACAAAATTGAAATCAGATTTAAAACGTCAAACAATTCAAAAAGAAATGATTACTGATGGTATTTGTATGATTGCCAAAGGCGAAGCTGCAAGAAATATTGAAAATAAACTATCCCTATATTATCAAGCCTTTCCTGGTGGAGACAAGAAGTATAGAGAAGGTATTGATAATTAG
- the nrdD gene encoding anaerobic ribonucleoside-triphosphate reductase — MTQTINIIGGTLEQNEVNAYIEYVKLNNPNEDIETLNIELDGEFVNLTYTLKPIPFERIRRVTGYLVGTLDRFNDGKRAEERDRVKHM; from the coding sequence ATGACACAAACAATCAACATTATTGGTGGTACATTAGAACAAAACGAAGTAAACGCTTATATTGAATATGTAAAACTAAACAATCCGAATGAAGACATTGAAACACTGAATATTGAACTGGATGGCGAATTCGTAAATCTTACTTATACGTTAAAACCGATTCCATTTGAACGTATTCGCAGAGTAACGGGCTACTTAGTAGGAACGCTTGACCGTTTTAACGATGGTAAACGTGCGGAAGAACGTGATCGAGTAAAACATATGTGA
- a CDS encoding IS110 family transposase, with the protein MSNNLFISVGIDVGADFSFMSIALPNQTFWGKPFKITHSNLNSLDKAILTIKEAEELNSLKARIFLESTGIYHYPLFCYLRDKGFDVSVINPIITKSSTNINIRKVHNDKFDSKKLALVALKPDLKTSVIPSNLVLDLRNLTREYYNLVDCRSAYVNKLQGELRVSFPQYISIFSKLTVETSLVLLEKYTSPQAFLSARKSSVIKLIMTTARFGVAYAEDKYKRIIEAAKSATAFGYAVPSNFTLIKLYISFIRKYNEEIESVLNLMYKLVDNHSDETFVKQIHLLESIKGSGFLSAVTVMCEIGDFSVFKSPKQLFAYFGLDPAVKQSGKFIGTDVKMSKRGSRIARRAIHTIALVSIGLTRKGDANNPVLRDYYLSKCQSKPKMVALGAVMHKVCNIIFAVLRDEKEFSIITPQQHKLNFLNSTSLAA; encoded by the coding sequence ATGTCAAATAATTTATTTATCTCTGTTGGTATTGATGTTGGTGCTGATTTTAGCTTTATGTCAATCGCACTACCAAACCAAACCTTTTGGGGGAAACCCTTTAAAATTACCCACTCGAACCTTAATTCTTTGGATAAAGCAATTCTGACAATTAAAGAAGCAGAAGAGCTGAATTCTTTGAAAGCTCGAATCTTTCTAGAATCCACGGGTATTTACCATTACCCACTCTTCTGCTATCTTCGTGACAAGGGATTTGATGTATCCGTCATTAATCCTATCATCACAAAGTCTAGCACGAATATCAACATTCGTAAAGTACATAATGATAAATTTGATTCTAAAAAATTAGCTTTAGTTGCTTTAAAGCCTGATTTGAAAACTTCTGTTATTCCATCAAATTTAGTTCTTGATTTACGTAACCTAACCAGAGAGTACTATAATCTTGTGGATTGTCGTTCCGCTTATGTTAATAAGCTACAAGGTGAACTAAGAGTATCTTTTCCTCAATATATCAGTATCTTTTCAAAGCTCACAGTCGAAACTTCCCTTGTTTTATTAGAAAAATACACTTCACCACAGGCTTTTCTCTCTGCAAGAAAGAGTTCTGTTATTAAACTAATTATGACTACTGCGAGGTTCGGCGTAGCATATGCCGAGGATAAATACAAAAGAATCATTGAGGCTGCTAAATCCGCCACAGCTTTTGGTTATGCTGTTCCAAGTAATTTTACTCTGATTAAGTTGTACATATCTTTCATTAGAAAGTACAATGAAGAAATTGAATCAGTTCTTAATTTAATGTACAAACTTGTTGATAATCATTCCGATGAAACATTTGTTAAACAAATTCATCTGCTTGAATCAATTAAAGGATCTGGATTTCTTTCTGCTGTTACTGTAATGTGCGAGATTGGGGACTTCTCAGTTTTCAAGTCACCTAAGCAACTTTTTGCGTATTTTGGTCTTGATCCTGCTGTAAAGCAATCAGGTAAATTTATAGGTACAGATGTTAAAATGTCTAAACGGGGTTCGCGTATCGCTAGACGAGCTATTCATACGATTGCTCTTGTTAGTATTGGACTTACTCGCAAAGGCGATGCCAACAATCCAGTTTTAAGAGATTACTACCTATCAAAGTGTCAATCAAAGCCTAAAATGGTTGCCCTCGGTGCTGTTATGCATAAGGTGTGTAATATCATATTTGCTGTTCTTCGTGATGAAAAAGAATTTTCAATTATCACACCGCAGCAACATAAACTTAATTTTTTAAATAGTACTTCTCTTGCAGCATAG
- a CDS encoding desulfoferrodoxin family protein, with translation MNKCQDSKFFVCKHCGNLIGTIHSSGVPIICCGEEMEQLNANVTDAAVEKHIPVVSIENNIVNVKIGEIEHPMSKEHHIEWVYVEIQNGGQRKCLAIETKPELSFAITDDDKVVGVYAYCNLHGLWKKEM, from the coding sequence ATGAACAAATGTCAGGATTCTAAATTTTTTGTATGTAAGCACTGTGGAAATTTGATAGGTACAATCCATAGTTCCGGTGTTCCTATTATCTGTTGTGGAGAGGAAATGGAGCAATTGAATGCGAATGTAACCGATGCTGCTGTTGAAAAACATATTCCTGTTGTTTCTATAGAAAACAATATAGTGAACGTTAAAATCGGTGAAATAGAGCATCCCATGAGTAAGGAACATCATATTGAATGGGTATATGTTGAAATTCAAAATGGTGGACAACGGAAATGTTTAGCCATTGAAACAAAGCCGGAATTAAGTTTTGCAATAACGGATGATGATAAAGTAGTTGGTGTTTATGCATATTGTAATTTGCATGGACTATGGAAAAAAGAAATGTAA
- the rlmH gene encoding 23S rRNA (pseudouridine(1915)-N(3))-methyltransferase RlmH: MLTINIICIGKLKESYLRDAQAEYQKRLGAFCKLNIIELNESKLPNDPSDAQIQKGMEIESQAILSKLKGYIVPMCIEGKILSSEDLATKMNEVSLNGTSEISFVIGGSFGLSNEVKQKADFKLSMSKMTFPHQLARIMLLEQVYRGFQINSNGKYHK, translated from the coding sequence ATGCTTACAATCAATATCATATGTATTGGAAAACTAAAGGAGTCCTATTTGCGTGATGCACAAGCAGAATACCAAAAAAGATTGGGTGCTTTTTGCAAGCTAAACATCATTGAATTAAACGAAAGTAAGCTTCCGAACGATCCAAGCGATGCGCAGATTCAAAAAGGGATGGAGATTGAATCACAAGCCATTCTTTCTAAATTAAAAGGATACATTGTGCCAATGTGCATTGAGGGAAAGATATTATCTTCTGAAGATTTAGCCACTAAAATGAATGAAGTTTCGCTTAATGGAACGAGTGAAATCAGCTTTGTTATTGGGGGCTCTTTTGGCTTGAGTAATGAAGTAAAGCAAAAAGCAGACTTCAAGCTTTCTATGTCAAAAATGACATTTCCTCACCAGTTGGCTCGGATTATGTTATTAGAACAAGTTTACCGTGGTTTTCAAATTAACTCCAATGGTAAGTATCATAAATAA
- a CDS encoding MBL fold metallo-hydrolase — translation MSYVYSLCSSSKGNCTYIGNKNSGVLVDVGIGIRDFTRFLEIQSIALSSVKAIFITHEHTDHIKGLTTVLKKINVPIYASRGTLEQLVYKNAVNGTADLNEINKRSVCIDDIEIAAFQTPHDAAHSLGYRIETNQGKKICVCTDLGHMTDEIYVNLKASDFILLESNYDEDMLHNGDYPYFLKNRISGNDGHLSNENCSKTLVSLLQDGTSKFLLGHLSENNNRPHLAYDTAINELQSIGAQVNKDFQLSVAAVKCNGDIFEV, via the coding sequence TTGTCATATGTATATTCACTATGTAGTTCTTCCAAAGGAAATTGTACTTACATAGGAAACAAAAATAGTGGCGTTTTAGTTGATGTGGGTATTGGCATTCGTGATTTTACTCGTTTTTTAGAGATACAATCCATTGCACTCAGCAGTGTGAAAGCGATTTTTATCACACATGAACATACAGATCATATCAAAGGGCTCACCACTGTTTTAAAGAAAATCAATGTACCAATCTATGCATCTAGAGGTACTTTAGAGCAATTGGTTTATAAAAATGCAGTGAATGGTACAGCCGACTTAAACGAAATTAACAAACGAAGCGTTTGTATTGATGATATTGAAATTGCTGCGTTTCAAACGCCTCATGATGCAGCTCATTCTCTCGGTTATCGTATTGAAACAAATCAAGGCAAAAAAATATGTGTATGTACTGACCTTGGACATATGACCGATGAGATTTATGTAAACCTCAAAGCCAGTGACTTTATCTTATTAGAATCCAATTATGATGAAGATATGTTACATAACGGAGATTATCCGTATTTTTTAAAGAATCGTATTTCAGGTAATGATGGGCATTTATCAAATGAAAATTGCAGTAAAACACTTGTTAGCCTTCTTCAAGACGGCACAAGTAAATTTTTGTTAGGTCACTTAAGTGAGAACAATAATCGCCCACATTTAGCATATGATACTGCAATCAACGAATTACAATCCATTGGTGCTCAAGTAAACAAAGATTTTCAGTTATCAGTTGCTGCCGTAAAGTGTAATGGCGACATTTTTGAAGTTTAG
- a CDS encoding UDP-N-acetylglucosamine 1-carboxyvinyltransferase, producing MEKYVINGGVKLRGEVVISGAKNAAVAILPATILANGPCIIENIPNISDVSVIIKILSEMGADIRVINKNTLEIDTTHITLPEVPYEKARQMRASSYFLGALLGRFRESKVALPGGCDFGVRPIDQHIKCFKALGAECDLQFGMIQLKAKELNGTHLYFDVVTVGGTINAMLASVLANGQTIIENAAKEPHIVDLANFLNSMGADIMGAGTDVIKIRGVKTLHGTSYSIIPDQIEAGTYMVAAAASQGDVLIKNIIPKHLESITSKLEKIGVTVIEYDDSIRVIGNRPLLKANIKTMPHPGFPTDMQPQISVLLCLCEGTSIVTEGIWDNRFKYVDELRRLGADISVDGRVAIIEGIKKFTSAPVKATDLRAGAALVIAALAAEGETVIEDIYHIERGYEDIVLKLRRLGADIKKIVTPDSVLEQVL from the coding sequence GTGGAAAAATATGTTATAAATGGCGGGGTAAAGCTACGTGGTGAAGTTGTCATCAGTGGTGCAAAAAATGCAGCCGTTGCGATACTTCCTGCAACCATCTTAGCAAATGGCCCTTGTATTATTGAAAATATTCCAAACATCAGTGATGTTTCTGTTATAATAAAAATCTTAAGTGAAATGGGTGCTGATATTCGAGTTATCAACAAAAACACCCTTGAAATTGATACTACACACATTACCTTGCCGGAAGTACCTTATGAGAAAGCAAGGCAAATGCGTGCGTCTAGCTATTTTTTAGGCGCACTTCTTGGCCGTTTCCGTGAATCAAAAGTTGCGCTCCCTGGTGGATGTGATTTTGGCGTTCGACCAATTGATCAACACATTAAATGCTTTAAAGCGCTTGGAGCTGAATGCGATTTACAATTTGGTATGATTCAATTAAAAGCAAAAGAACTAAATGGAACACATCTCTATTTTGATGTTGTAACTGTTGGTGGTACGATTAACGCAATGCTGGCTAGTGTATTAGCGAATGGTCAAACTATAATCGAAAATGCAGCAAAAGAACCTCATATTGTGGATCTTGCAAACTTCTTAAACTCTATGGGTGCTGACATTATGGGCGCAGGTACCGATGTTATTAAAATTCGAGGCGTAAAAACGCTCCATGGAACCAGCTATTCTATTATTCCTGATCAAATCGAAGCAGGAACTTATATGGTGGCTGCTGCGGCTTCTCAAGGAGACGTATTAATTAAAAATATTATTCCAAAGCACTTAGAATCAATTACTTCTAAACTTGAAAAAATCGGCGTTACTGTAATTGAATATGATGACAGTATTCGAGTAATCGGTAATCGCCCTTTACTAAAGGCAAATATAAAAACAATGCCACATCCGGGTTTTCCTACTGATATGCAGCCGCAAATCAGCGTATTGCTTTGCCTTTGCGAAGGTACAAGTATTGTTACAGAGGGTATATGGGATAATCGATTCAAATATGTGGATGAGTTAAGGCGCCTTGGCGCAGATATTTCAGTTGACGGAAGAGTGGCAATTATTGAAGGTATTAAGAAATTTACTTCTGCTCCTGTTAAAGCTACCGATTTGCGTGCCGGAGCGGCTCTTGTAATTGCTGCACTTGCAGCAGAAGGCGAAACTGTAATAGAAGATATTTATCACATTGAACGTGGCTATGAAGATATTGTTTTAAAATTAAGACGCCTAGGTGCTGATATAAAAAAGATTGTTACTCCCGATAGTGTATTAGAACAAGTTTTATAA